The Populus trichocarpa isolate Nisqually-1 chromosome 2, P.trichocarpa_v4.1, whole genome shotgun sequence genome has a window encoding:
- the LOC7462877 gene encoding transcription factor HEC2: MEIDQLRSATEDQMEMMMLMDKLPEFYDSYNDVADHLSPTEFLAASASNISISHFNTDNPHNASSPPFMNLQSTLSSNSNSTPTQDQSPQDFFPSPSSSRWRGLGELPEANDYATPSQKKNSMATMREMIFRIAAMQPIQIDPESVKPPKRRNVKISKDPQSVAARHRRERISERIRILQRLVPGGTKMDTASMLDEAIHYVKFLKTQVQSLERSQANRPTTTTGIGFPVAMTSGSYLAMGKGYHQPPARRRQNVQNYGDA; encoded by the coding sequence ATGGAAATTGACCAGTTAAGGTCTGCAACAGAAGATCAGATGGAAATGATGATGCTGATGGACAAGCTTCCCGAGTTCTACGATTCCTATAACGATGTTGCTGATCATTTATCCCCAACAGAGTTTCTTGCTGCAAGTGCAAGTAATATTTCCATCTCGCATTTCAACACTGATAACCCACACAATGCTAGCTCACCTCCATTTATGAACCTACAATCCACTCTATCTTCTAATAGTAACAGCACCCCGACTCAAGACCAATCCCCGCAAGATTTCTTTCCCAGTCCATCTTCGTCAAGATGGAGAGGTCTTGGTGAATTACCGGAGGCAAATGATTATGCTACACCATCACAAAAGAAGAATTCAATGGCAACAATGAGGGAGATGATATTTCGAATTGCCGCCATGCAGCCAATTCAAATAGACCCAGAATCAGTGAAGCCACCAAAACGTAGGAACGTGAAGATATCAAAAGATCCGCAAAGTGTTGCTGCACGCCATAGAAGAGAACGGATAAGTGAGAGAATAAGGATACTTCAAAGACTAGTCCCTGGAGGGACTAAAATGGACACTGCCTCTATGTTAGATGAGGCAATTCATTATGTTAAGTTCTTGAAGACTCAAGTGCAGTCACTTGAGAGATCTCAGGCTAATAGgccaacaacaacaactggGATTGGATTTCCTGTGGCAATGACTAGCGGGAGTTACCTTGCAATGGGAAAAGGATATCACCAACCGCCTGCTCGTCGTCGTCAAAATGTTCAGAATTATGGTGATGCTTAG